A genomic window from Bacillus sp. BGMRC 2118 includes:
- a CDS encoding DUF1998 domain-containing protein, which produces MKNEIGQVRPSQYITTFGPGSIVDLPDFSVIMGGINKWEEITTLKYSSEIDEERLRRKLRINKIRSIPITSDTKGIGTIPAYRFPEYHVCPNCRRIGSGGNVFTEEDGILYCQNHHKEGKAPCPKIKTHPVRFLTACKNGHIDDFPWGFYVHSKDKKYDPTKCRLYLEDTGSSGSLKDLIVKCTTCTTERSIGEAFNKNILPKCTSRRPWLGLKNKDEEECTAERKLLLRGASNLYFPIIESSISIPYTSEDPFEDLVSKEIDFDNEEIINDFEEFKIAVKYNKNLKHYDPQKLWATVQKLISNSPTDEDLLYPEWELLQTGQSPIDAKDFELEPEQIPGKYSNFLSKLIRVKRLKEVMVLKGFTRIQPVPDATMRLSGEQDSDVEEQELKIAPLSDKKLDWLPGVESFGEGIFISINENTLKKWEEDNKNLSKEIENAHMNQFRERNVPEEIIPPFPGIRYVLLHTFSHSLMRELCLHSGYSSSALKERIYSNEEKKMAGILIYTATVDSEGSLGGLVELGKTHNFESILARSLSAAKYCSGDPLCAEKHSFESLQDVNGAACHSCLLMPETSCEKSNRYLDRSTLVTTVANLNREFFKENG; this is translated from the coding sequence TTGAAGAATGAAATAGGTCAAGTTAGGCCAAGCCAATATATTACTACCTTTGGTCCGGGTTCTATAGTAGATTTACCTGACTTTTCAGTCATAATGGGTGGTATTAATAAATGGGAGGAAATTACCACTCTAAAGTATTCTTCTGAGATTGATGAGGAACGGTTACGGAGAAAACTTAGAATAAATAAAATTCGTTCCATACCTATTACTAGCGATACAAAGGGTATTGGTACTATTCCTGCCTATCGTTTTCCTGAATATCATGTTTGTCCAAATTGCAGAAGAATTGGTTCAGGAGGTAATGTTTTTACTGAGGAAGATGGAATTTTATACTGTCAAAATCACCATAAGGAAGGGAAAGCTCCTTGTCCTAAGATAAAAACTCATCCTGTCCGTTTCTTAACTGCATGTAAAAATGGACATATCGATGACTTCCCTTGGGGATTCTACGTTCATTCTAAAGATAAAAAATATGATCCAACTAAATGTCGTTTATATTTAGAAGACACTGGATCAAGTGGTTCATTGAAAGATTTAATTGTTAAATGTACAACATGTACAACAGAAAGGTCTATTGGTGAAGCATTTAACAAGAACATTCTTCCTAAGTGTACAAGTAGAAGACCTTGGCTCGGTCTCAAGAATAAAGATGAAGAGGAATGTACTGCGGAAAGAAAACTCCTTCTTCGTGGTGCATCAAATCTCTACTTTCCGATTATTGAAAGTTCCATCTCTATTCCTTATACTTCCGAAGATCCATTTGAAGATTTAGTATCAAAAGAAATTGATTTTGATAATGAAGAGATTATTAATGATTTTGAAGAATTCAAGATCGCTGTTAAATATAATAAAAATTTAAAGCATTATGACCCACAAAAGCTATGGGCAACTGTCCAAAAGTTAATTAGTAATTCACCAACTGATGAGGACTTATTGTACCCCGAATGGGAATTATTACAAACAGGTCAAAGCCCAATTGATGCTAAAGACTTTGAATTAGAACCTGAACAGATACCCGGAAAGTATTCAAATTTTCTATCCAAACTAATTCGGGTTAAAAGGTTAAAGGAAGTAATGGTTCTAAAAGGATTTACCAGAATTCAACCAGTTCCCGATGCCACGATGCGTTTATCGGGAGAGCAAGATTCAGATGTTGAAGAACAAGAATTGAAAATAGCCCCATTATCTGATAAGAAGCTAGATTGGCTACCAGGAGTTGAAAGTTTTGGAGAAGGAATTTTCATATCTATTAATGAAAATACTCTAAAAAAATGGGAAGAAGATAATAAGAATTTAAGTAAAGAGATTGAGAATGCTCACATGAATCAGTTTAGAGAAAGAAACGTACCAGAGGAAATTATTCCTCCTTTTCCTGGTATAAGGTATGTTCTTCTTCATACTTTCTCTCATTCGCTGATGAGAGAACTTTGTCTACATTCAGGATATTCCTCTTCTGCACTTAAGGAGAGAATTTATTCTAATGAAGAAAAGAAAATGGCGGGAATACTTATATATACAGCAACGGTTGATTCTGAGGGAAGCTTAGGTGGATTAGTTGAATTAGGTAAAACTCACAACTTTGAATCAATTCTAGCTAGATCTTTATCAGCAGCAAAGTATTGTTCAGGGGATCCTTTATGTGCAGAAAAACATTCATTTGAAAGCCTTCAAGATGTAAATGGTGCTGCATGCCATAGCTGTTTGTTAATGCCGGAAACTTCTTGTGAAAAATCGAATCGCTATTTAGATAGGTCAACACTTGTAACAACCGTCGCAAATCTTAATCGTGAGTTTTTCAAAGAAAATGGATAA
- a CDS encoding DGQHR domain-containing protein: MLNTGTITTIPGTKGKQFGKDIYTSLIKFRDLETFLAVFQNVQRKVEKKRVNLIAGYVLKGLEDGNMSYLTSITATCRGNIFFNDTKQVIAIDTSSQLSVNDGQHRFEGIKKAMAELQKEIRKTKAGEGKELLKQKLSYLEEMTIPIVIFANISESEEMQLFHDLNNLAKQPSKSVNLRFNQSNLYVKLAKDISEENEYLVAYGVDMENNILSEKNPNFALLNTIANSICYLLLGKNQQNEAFLTNENYQDQRAIVNETFDNIFAILPSDITNRKKYLLGKAFALQGICKFIYNAKNTLKLSDDIIYKTIEETEWRNNDVWLNFGGAWDKNNESINFSGSASAIGAVYKMLLANIEQNHLVIDLNQEN; the protein is encoded by the coding sequence ATGCTTAATACAGGTACAATTACAACGATTCCGGGTACAAAAGGGAAACAATTCGGAAAAGATATCTATACTTCTTTGATTAAATTTAGAGATTTAGAAACTTTCCTAGCTGTTTTTCAAAATGTACAAAGAAAAGTAGAAAAAAAGAGAGTGAATTTAATAGCTGGTTATGTTTTAAAGGGTTTAGAAGATGGAAATATGAGCTACTTAACTTCAATTACTGCTACTTGTCGAGGTAACATATTCTTTAATGATACAAAACAAGTAATTGCTATTGATACTTCGAGTCAATTGTCAGTAAACGATGGACAACATAGATTTGAGGGTATTAAAAAAGCAATGGCTGAATTGCAGAAGGAAATCAGAAAGACAAAAGCAGGAGAAGGAAAAGAGTTATTAAAACAAAAGTTAAGTTATCTTGAAGAAATGACAATTCCTATAGTCATTTTTGCGAATATCTCAGAGAGTGAAGAAATGCAATTATTCCACGATTTAAATAATTTAGCTAAACAACCTAGTAAATCTGTTAACTTAAGATTCAATCAGTCTAATTTATATGTTAAATTAGCAAAAGATATCTCTGAAGAGAACGAGTATTTAGTCGCTTATGGTGTGGATATGGAAAATAACATTCTTTCAGAAAAGAATCCGAATTTCGCCTTATTAAATACAATTGCAAATTCAATTTGTTATTTGTTATTAGGTAAAAATCAGCAAAATGAAGCATTCTTAACAAATGAAAATTACCAAGATCAAAGAGCAATAGTGAATGAAACTTTCGATAACATCTTTGCTATACTTCCAAGTGATATAACAAATAGAAAAAAATATTTGTTAGGTAAAGCGTTTGCATTACAGGGAATTTGTAAGTTTATTTATAACGCAAAGAACACTTTGAAGTTATCGGATGACATTATATATAAAACGATTGAAGAAACTGAATGGAGAAACAACGATGTTTGGTTAAATTTTGGTGGAGCTTGGGATAAAAATAATGAGTCGATAAATTTCTCAGGTAGTGCATCAGCTATTGGTGCAGTTTATAAAATGTTATTGGCGAATATAGAACAAAACCATCTAGTTATAGACTTAAACCAAGAAAACTAG
- a CDS encoding YHYH domain-containing protein: MILTFCLESIHTVAHSGRTNSSGCHNNNSTGTYHCHNASGSSNSSTSSSDNYQYRDSDHNGINDYYQDWDQLVENLQKLGYSHGVSDADLGVEFNPHYTLYELSNAEYSWYEGGYEKRYIEEKFNILKMEAYDTGYQSGLQTDLIEIPREYSQDNNIQASYEIAFEKGQLYRWEKLAEEKALAYKELTYPDALPQKVRESAQRKYNTIIENEMKIAYEAGYASAFKDESIVIPKEYESAMSMKEQYKYGYEDNNEIIV; encoded by the coding sequence ATGATCTTGACGTTCTGTTTGGAAAGTATTCATACTGTAGCGCATAGTGGCCGTACTAATTCTTCAGGTTGTCATAATAATAATTCAACAGGTACATACCATTGTCATAATGCTAGTGGCTCAAGCAACAGTTCCACATCCTCTTCTGATAACTACCAATACAGAGATAGCGATCACAATGGGATAAATGATTACTACCAGGATTGGGATCAACTAGTAGAAAATCTTCAAAAATTGGGCTATAGTCATGGGGTTAGTGATGCCGACCTTGGTGTTGAATTCAATCCTCACTATACTCTATATGAATTATCAAACGCAGAATACAGCTGGTACGAAGGTGGGTATGAGAAAAGATATATAGAAGAGAAATTTAATATCCTTAAAATGGAAGCTTATGATACAGGTTATCAATCGGGTTTGCAAACAGATTTAATAGAAATACCTAGAGAATATTCACAAGACAATAATATTCAAGCTTCTTATGAAATTGCCTTTGAAAAGGGACAACTTTATCGCTGGGAAAAACTTGCTGAAGAAAAAGCACTTGCTTATAAAGAACTTACCTATCCCGACGCTCTTCCTCAAAAAGTTAGGGAAAGTGCTCAAAGAAAGTACAATACAATTATTGAAAATGAAATGAAGATTGCATACGAAGCTGGTTATGCATCTGCTTTTAAGGATGAAAGTATTGTCATACCTAAAGAATATGAAAGTGCAATGTCAATGAAGGAACAATATAAGTATGGATACGAAGATAATAATGAAATCATTGTATAA
- a CDS encoding septation protein spoVG encodes MSIFITNIDLRLVNDEHSRMKAICSVTLNHEFVVHDIRVIETSHKVLVAMPSKRKQTGQFTDVAHPITKELREQIEAVVFTEYDSMKRTKR; translated from the coding sequence ATGAGTATCTTCATAACAAATATTGACTTACGATTGGTTAATGATGAACATAGTAGAATGAAGGCAATTTGTTCAGTTACACTGAACCATGAGTTTGTTGTACATGACATAAGGGTGATTGAAACAAGTCATAAAGTATTGGTGGCAATGCCGAGTAAACGAAAACAAACTGGCCAGTTTACAGATGTTGCGCACCCTATTACAAAAGAGTTAAGGGAGCAAATAGAGGCAGTGGTATTTACTGAGTATGATTCCATGAAAAGAACGAAGAGATAA
- a CDS encoding DEAD/DEAH box helicase produces the protein MSTIPNNQDVEKTVQLMVDHYKVPEPIIKGLFGKDTFLKLNMLLSNLGRNELNTQELVKMLILERGAYLFSGSNDEVRKLREYLLRQIPTESLVDLYNRNPAQGKDISSPSYMIKPLVQKKWIVGGSWPRDFVKALGFPIILSGISIPKTNKTEAVEDVQARKKVPNLVDFQLEIKEKMLNVLNLKGDKTRCVVTLPTGGGKTRVAVESFIEWMQVRFSEGKYLIWIAQSEELCEQAITCIADMWQEKEFPESLRIYRYFAGKKVSEDQLIGGVVVASIQQLYSRLQNEDKVFEEFIKDCGAMIIDEAHHAIAPIYSKLLQKAEEIHGKELFPICGLTATPGRSNDETVDLVNQFQAYLIKPELPYERQYEENPLLYFREQGYLAKPIHIIHQSGIEYEIREEEIDIQNEDFHIDFLEVLANDERRNYEIIKKLLSIPAGKATLVYACTVSHAEFLTSVMNASGRKAACISANTTKDTRRMYIDAFKKGDLEFLFNYGVLTTGFDAPKTEYIVICRPTTSVILYEQIVGRGLRGPKFGGTETCTIIDFADNLPRLGRPLAYQRFNHFWELETIK, from the coding sequence ATGAGTACTATTCCAAATAACCAAGATGTTGAAAAAACAGTACAATTAATGGTAGATCACTATAAGGTTCCTGAACCTATAATAAAAGGGTTATTCGGAAAAGACACATTTTTAAAGTTAAACATGCTGTTGTCTAATCTTGGAAGGAATGAACTAAATACACAAGAATTAGTTAAAATGCTTATACTTGAAAGAGGAGCGTACCTATTTTCGGGAAGTAATGATGAAGTTAGAAAATTAAGAGAGTATTTACTACGTCAAATACCAACAGAGTCATTAGTTGATTTATATAATAGAAATCCTGCGCAAGGAAAAGATATTAGTTCTCCTTCTTATATGATAAAGCCACTAGTACAAAAAAAGTGGATTGTTGGAGGATCTTGGCCAAGAGATTTCGTAAAAGCTTTAGGATTTCCTATAATACTTTCAGGAATTTCTATACCAAAAACAAATAAAACAGAAGCAGTTGAAGATGTTCAGGCGCGAAAGAAAGTACCTAATCTAGTAGATTTTCAATTAGAAATAAAAGAAAAAATGTTAAATGTTCTTAATTTGAAAGGTGACAAAACTCGTTGTGTGGTAACTTTACCGACTGGTGGAGGGAAAACGAGGGTAGCAGTAGAGAGTTTTATTGAATGGATGCAAGTCCGTTTTTCTGAAGGTAAATATTTAATATGGATTGCACAAAGTGAAGAACTTTGTGAACAAGCTATTACATGTATTGCTGATATGTGGCAAGAAAAGGAGTTTCCAGAATCGCTAAGGATTTATCGCTATTTTGCAGGAAAAAAAGTATCTGAGGATCAATTAATTGGTGGAGTTGTAGTTGCTAGTATTCAACAGCTATACTCTAGGTTACAAAATGAGGACAAAGTATTTGAAGAATTTATAAAAGATTGTGGAGCGATGATTATTGATGAAGCGCACCACGCAATAGCTCCAATATACAGTAAATTATTGCAAAAAGCTGAGGAGATTCATGGGAAAGAGTTATTTCCGATTTGTGGGCTTACTGCAACTCCAGGAAGAAGTAATGATGAAACAGTTGACCTCGTAAATCAATTTCAAGCTTATTTAATAAAACCAGAACTGCCCTATGAACGGCAATATGAAGAAAATCCATTATTGTATTTCAGGGAACAAGGCTATTTAGCAAAACCTATTCATATTATCCATCAATCAGGTATTGAGTACGAAATAAGGGAAGAGGAAATTGACATTCAAAATGAAGATTTCCATATTGACTTTCTAGAAGTTCTAGCAAACGATGAAAGACGAAATTATGAAATTATAAAAAAATTACTTAGTATCCCAGCTGGAAAAGCCACTCTTGTTTATGCATGTACTGTTTCCCATGCGGAATTTTTAACTTCTGTTATGAATGCGTCTGGTAGAAAAGCAGCTTGTATTTCTGCCAATACAACAAAAGATACTAGAAGAATGTATATAGATGCCTTTAAAAAAGGGGACCTAGAATTTTTATTTAACTATGGTGTGCTTACTACAGGTTTCGATGCTCCTAAGACTGAATATATTGTTATATGTCGTCCAACAACAAGTGTTATTCTATATGAACAAATAGTTGGTAGGGGGTTAAGAGGTCCTAAATTTGGGGGTACTGAAACATGTACCATTATAGATTTTGCTGATAACTTACCACGTTTAGGGAGACCTTTAGCCTATCAGAGGTTTAATCATTTTTGGGAGTTAGAAACGATTAAATAG
- a CDS encoding AAA family ATPase: protein MPMASVYYNFMPGESRQSYTVIDEKNKKKITNYVEVQMKREFTIKDKKIIKMLQQVGETNSDLNITITDKGDELTVTDDFLREILENSDTTGYLKEIIATIQKEQDQAIRQPLDYNVMIQGVAGSGKSSIALHRLSYLLFNNKHIKPQDLLILGPSNLFISSFKGLLPDLNLDGIRQSTFQNLVMDHLRPFIPLETQTSYKGYFEDVLFVEGYTKEKVITEFKGSEDFVRILDIFVDQIQSEYANLFVGLKIFDERLLVSDLLRIFEGYSYLPFVKKVTKFIEHVEKHYRDLMNSKIKDIETQVESVNNFYKNGGLLETERETIQKQIFQVADYKIKKLRTEFKVEFTKWKNSMEIPDPFTIYKQILSFEVLDMFNHEIGNEIANLFKEYKLETVNYFDIAPIFYIYLLFYETPEKFAHIVIDEGQDLSFVHYVSLKKMTNTVTILGDKEQSIFLGYGQYNWNDLMKLVFHDKKYILLSLDTSYRSTKEIIDVANKVLENQYGNTYYPIIPLNRSGKQPAFERVMSGRHLLENVVTTIDKWKQKYKRIAVIHKDEKKAKGLADYLKNEFKQDAVYVDPDQEVKQGYVSVLSSYYSKGMEFDAVIIVNVNEENFPKDNLHARLLYVLLTRAQQEVKVFYQDTPSQLLEGIVNEKPKIISEYDDIL, encoded by the coding sequence ATGCCGATGGCTTCAGTTTATTATAACTTTATGCCAGGAGAATCAAGACAAAGTTACACGGTAATAGATGAAAAAAACAAAAAAAAGATTACAAACTACGTAGAAGTTCAAATGAAAAGAGAATTCACAATAAAAGATAAAAAAATAATTAAAATGCTTCAACAAGTTGGTGAAACAAATAGCGATCTCAATATAACGATTACGGATAAAGGAGATGAATTAACGGTCACGGATGACTTCCTAAGAGAAATATTAGAGAATAGTGATACAACAGGATATTTAAAAGAGATTATAGCCACTATTCAAAAAGAGCAAGATCAAGCAATCAGACAACCACTAGATTATAATGTTATGATTCAAGGTGTTGCTGGGTCAGGAAAATCATCAATTGCTCTCCACCGTTTATCGTACTTGTTATTTAATAATAAACATATTAAACCACAGGATTTATTAATTTTAGGCCCATCAAACCTTTTTATTAGTTCTTTCAAAGGGTTGTTACCAGATTTAAATTTAGATGGTATAAGACAATCTACCTTTCAGAATCTAGTTATGGATCATCTTAGACCATTTATTCCATTAGAAACCCAAACTAGCTATAAAGGCTATTTTGAGGATGTACTCTTTGTTGAAGGATATACAAAAGAAAAAGTAATTACAGAGTTTAAAGGTTCAGAGGATTTTGTACGGATTCTTGATATTTTCGTGGATCAAATTCAATCCGAGTATGCAAATCTATTCGTAGGATTAAAGATTTTTGATGAAAGGTTACTAGTTTCGGATTTATTAAGAATATTTGAGGGATATTCTTATCTTCCGTTTGTTAAAAAGGTAACAAAATTTATCGAACATGTTGAAAAACATTATAGAGACCTTATGAATTCTAAAATAAAAGATATTGAGACTCAAGTCGAGTCTGTTAATAACTTTTACAAAAATGGTGGCCTATTAGAAACTGAAAGAGAAACAATTCAAAAACAGATTTTTCAAGTTGCAGACTATAAGATAAAAAAATTAAGAACGGAATTTAAAGTTGAATTTACAAAATGGAAAAACTCAATGGAGATACCAGATCCATTTACAATCTATAAACAAATTCTCTCATTTGAAGTACTGGATATGTTTAATCATGAAATAGGAAATGAAATAGCCAATCTCTTTAAAGAATATAAATTAGAAACAGTAAATTATTTTGATATTGCTCCTATATTTTATATATATTTATTATTTTATGAAACACCTGAAAAATTTGCACATATCGTGATAGATGAAGGGCAAGACTTAAGTTTCGTCCATTATGTTTCGTTAAAGAAAATGACTAATACAGTTACTATATTAGGAGATAAGGAACAGTCTATTTTCCTAGGGTATGGTCAGTACAATTGGAATGATTTAATGAAGTTGGTATTTCATGATAAAAAGTATATTTTATTGTCTCTCGATACCAGTTATCGTTCTACTAAGGAGATTATTGACGTAGCTAATAAAGTGTTAGAGAACCAGTATGGTAATACCTATTATCCTATTATTCCATTAAACCGTTCTGGTAAACAACCTGCTTTTGAGAGAGTTATGTCTGGTAGGCATCTTTTAGAGAACGTGGTAACAACCATTGATAAGTGGAAGCAAAAATATAAAAGAATTGCAGTTATTCACAAAGATGAAAAGAAGGCTAAAGGGTTAGCTGATTACCTGAAGAACGAGTTTAAACAGGATGCTGTGTATGTAGATCCTGATCAGGAAGTAAAACAAGGATATGTATCGGTACTTTCCTCTTATTATAGTAAAGGGATGGAATTTGATGCAGTTATAATTGTAAATGTAAATGAAGAAAACTTCCCTAAGGATAATTTACACGCTAGATTACTATATGTACTTCTAACAAGAGCACAACAAGAAGTTAAAGTTTTTTATCAAGATACACCTTCACAACTTCTAGAGGGTATAGTTAATGAAAAACCTAAAATTATTTCAGAATATGATGATATTCTATAA
- a CDS encoding aldo/keto reductase family oxidoreductase produces the protein MKYISIANTELKASNMIMGNMRLPQLSIQEAEKLIRTAMEEGINFFDHADIYGNGKSEEIFAEAISMTPSIRDNMILQSKCGIRTPEGYFDFSKQHIIASVDGILKRLKTEYLDILLLHRPDPLMDPAEVALAFEELYNSGKVKYFGVSNHNPMQIELLQKYIPYKLVVNQLQLSVAHTPLIDSGISLNMKVDQAINRDSSTLEYCRLHDITMQAWSPYQHGFFEGTFLGDTKNFPELNLVIDDIAEEYNVTNTAIATAWITRHPANIQVVLGTTNKERLKDACKGSEIKLSREEWYKIYKAAGNMVP, from the coding sequence TTGAAGTACATTAGCATTGCTAACACTGAGTTAAAAGCTTCGAATATGATCATGGGCAACATGCGGTTACCTCAGCTTTCAATACAAGAAGCTGAGAAGTTAATCCGCACAGCTATGGAGGAGGGAATTAACTTCTTTGACCATGCAGATATTTATGGAAATGGGAAAAGTGAGGAAATTTTCGCAGAGGCCATTTCTATGACACCAAGCATCCGCGACAACATGATTCTGCAAAGCAAATGTGGAATCCGCACACCGGAAGGTTATTTTGATTTTTCAAAACAGCATATCATTGCCTCAGTAGATGGTATCTTAAAGCGGCTAAAAACGGAGTACCTTGATATCCTTTTACTCCATCGCCCTGATCCGTTAATGGATCCAGCGGAAGTTGCATTGGCTTTCGAAGAGCTCTATAACAGCGGGAAAGTAAAGTACTTTGGTGTCTCAAATCATAATCCAATGCAAATAGAACTGTTACAGAAGTACATACCCTATAAATTAGTAGTAAACCAGCTTCAGTTAAGTGTGGCGCACACGCCGTTAATTGATTCAGGAATTTCATTAAATATGAAGGTTGATCAAGCTATTAACCGTGATAGCAGTACGTTGGAATATTGCCGTCTTCATGATATTACCATGCAGGCTTGGTCACCATATCAGCATGGATTTTTCGAGGGAACATTTCTTGGAGATACAAAAAATTTTCCTGAGTTAAATCTTGTGATTGATGACATTGCCGAAGAGTATAATGTAACCAACACGGCCATCGCTACAGCATGGATAACAAGACATCCAGCTAACATTCAAGTAGTGTTAGGGACAACCAACAAAGAGCGACTTAAGGATGCATGCAAAGGCAGTGAGATCAAACTATCAAGAGAAGAATGGTACAAAATATACAAAGCGGCAGGGAATATGGTACCTTAA
- a CDS encoding EthD family reductase, translating into MAKLIVMYNQPSNQAGFEEYYHNVHIPLVQKLPHLTGAEVHRVLQVMNTTNESLFLIAELHFESPETLNHALSSPEGMEVQGDVKNLMPYLTKPPVIAIVD; encoded by the coding sequence GTGGCAAAACTAATCGTTATGTATAATCAACCGAGTAACCAAGCGGGATTTGAAGAGTATTATCACAATGTACATATCCCATTGGTTCAAAAATTACCACATCTAACTGGTGCAGAGGTTCACCGAGTATTACAAGTAATGAACACTACTAATGAAAGTTTATTTCTCATTGCAGAGCTGCATTTTGAAAGTCCAGAAACATTGAATCATGCCTTATCTTCACCAGAAGGCATGGAAGTGCAGGGCGATGTTAAGAATCTCATGCCGTACTTAACCAAGCCGCCAGTTATCGCTATTGTAGATTAA